From a region of the Rhinopithecus roxellana isolate Shanxi Qingling chromosome 8, ASM756505v1, whole genome shotgun sequence genome:
- the PRPF38B gene encoding pre-mRNA-splicing factor 38B isoform X1, with protein sequence MANNSPALTGNSQPQHQAAAAAAQQQQQCGGGGATKPAVSGKQGNVLPLWGNEKTMNLNPMILTNILSSPYFKVQLYELKTYHEVVDEIYFKVTHVEPWEKGSRKTAGQTGMCGGVRGVGTGGIVSTAFCLLYKLFTLKLTRKQVMGLITHTDSPYIRALGFMYIRYTQPPTDLWDWFESFLDDEEDLDVKAGGGCVMTIGEMLRSFLTKLEWFSTLFPRIPVPVQKNIDQQIKTRPRKIKKDGKEGAEEIDRHVERRRSRSPRRSLSPRRSPRRSRSRSHHREGHGSSSFDRELEREKERQRLEREAKEREKERRRSRSIDRGLERRRSRSRERHRSRSRSRDRKGDRRDRDREREKENERGRRRDRDYDKERGNDREKERERSRERSKEQRSRGEVEEKKHKEDKDDRRHRDDKKDSKKEKKHSRSRSRERKHRSRSRSRNAGKRSRSRSKEKSSKHKNESKEKSNKRSRSGSQGRTDSAEKSKKREHSPSKEKSRKRSGSKERSHKRDHSDSKDQSDKHDRRRSQSTERESQEKQHKNKDETV encoded by the exons ATGGCTAACAACAGCCCCGCGCTGACAGGCAACTCGCAGCCGCAGCACCAGGCGGCCGCTGCTGCGGCTCAGCAACAGCAGCagtgcggcggcggcggcgctaCCAAGCCGGCGGTCTCGGGCAAGCAGGGCAATGTGCTCCCGCTCTGGGGCAACGAGAAGACCATGAACCTCAACCCCATGATCCTGACCAACATCCTGTCGTCGCCTTACTTCAAAGTACAGCTCTACGAGCTCAAGACCTACCACGAGGTGGTGGACGAGATCTACTTTAAG GTCACGCACGTTGAACCATGGGAGAAAGGAAGCAGGAAAACAGCGGGCCAGACAGGGATGTGCGGAGGG GTTCGAGGTGTTGGAACAGGAGGAATTGTTTCTACAGCGTTTTGCCTGTTATACAAATTATTTACCCTGAAGTTAACTCGAAAGCAAGTGATGGGTCTTATAACACACACAGACTCTCCATATATTAGAGCTCTTGGATTTATGTATATAAG ATATACACAGCCCCCTACAGATCTATGGGACTGGTTTGAATCCTTCCTTGATGATGAAGAG GACCTAGATGTGAAGGCTGGTGGAGGCTGTGTAATGACCATTGGAGAAATGCTACGATCTTTTCTCACAAAACTGGAGTGGTTTTCTACCTTGTTTCCAAGAATTCCAGTTCCAGTTCAAAAGAATATTGATCAGCAGATTAAAACCCGACctagaaaaatcaagaaagatggGAAGGAAGGTGCTGAGGAAATAGACAGACATGTTGAACGCAGACGTTCAAG GTCTCCAAGGAGATCTCTGAGTCCACGGAGGTCCCCAAGAAGATCAAGAAGTAGAAGTCATCATCGGGAGGGCCATGGGTCTTCTAGTTTTGACAGAGaattagaaagagagaaagaacgcCAGCGACTAGAGCGTGAAgccaaagaaagggagaaagaacgGCGACGATCCCGAAGTATTGACCGGGGGTTAGAACGCAGGCGCAGCAGAAGTAGGGAAAGGCATAGAAGTCGCAGTCGAAGTCGTGATAGGAAAGGGGATAGAAGGGACAGGGAtcgagaaagagagaaagaaaatgagagaggtaGAAGACGAGATCGTGACTATGATAAGGAAAGAGGAAATGAccgagaaaaagagagagagcgatCAAGAGAAAGGTCCAAGGAACAGAGAAGTAGGGGAGAGGTAGAAGAGAAGAAACATAAAGAAGACAAAGATGATAGGCGGCACAGAGATGACAAAAAAGAttccaagaaagagaaaaaacacagtagaagcagaagcagagaaaggaaacaCAGAAGTAGGAGTCGAAGTAGAAATGCAGGGAAACGAAGTAGAAGTAGAAGCAAAGAGAAATCaagtaaacataaaaatgaaagtaaagaaaaatcaaataaacgAAGTCGAAGTGGCAGTCAAGGAAGAACTGACAGTgctgaaaaatcaaaaaaacgGGAACATAGTCCCAgcaaagaaaaatctagaaagcGTAGTGGAAGCAAAGAACGTTCCCATAAACGAGATCACAGTGATAGTAAGGACCAGTCAGACAAACATGATCGTCGAAGGAGCCAAAGTACAGAACGAGAGAGCCAAGAAAAACAGCATAAAAACAAAGATGAGACtgtgtga
- the PRPF38B gene encoding pre-mRNA-splicing factor 38B isoform X4, with protein sequence MTIGEMLRSFLTKLEWFSTLFPRIPVPVQKNIDQQIKTRPRKIKKDGKEGAEEIDRHVERRRSRSPRRSLSPRRSPRRSRSRSHHREGHGSSSFDRELEREKERQRLEREAKEREKERRRSRSIDRGLERRRSRSRERHRSRSRSRDRKGDRRDRDREREKENERGRRRDRDYDKERGNDREKERERSRERSKEQRSRGEVEEKKHKEDKDDRRHRDDKKDSKKEKKHSRSRSRERKHRSRSRSRNAGKRSRSRSKEKSSKHKNESKEKSNKRSRSGSQGRTDSAEKSKKREHSPSKEKSRKRSGSKERSHKRDHSDSKDQSDKHDRRRSQSTERESQEKQHKNKDETV encoded by the exons ATGACCATTGGAGAAATGCTACGATCTTTTCTCACAAAACTGGAGTGGTTTTCTACCTTGTTTCCAAGAATTCCAGTTCCAGTTCAAAAGAATATTGATCAGCAGATTAAAACCCGACctagaaaaatcaagaaagatggGAAGGAAGGTGCTGAGGAAATAGACAGACATGTTGAACGCAGACGTTCAAG GTCTCCAAGGAGATCTCTGAGTCCACGGAGGTCCCCAAGAAGATCAAGAAGTAGAAGTCATCATCGGGAGGGCCATGGGTCTTCTAGTTTTGACAGAGaattagaaagagagaaagaacgcCAGCGACTAGAGCGTGAAgccaaagaaagggagaaagaacgGCGACGATCCCGAAGTATTGACCGGGGGTTAGAACGCAGGCGCAGCAGAAGTAGGGAAAGGCATAGAAGTCGCAGTCGAAGTCGTGATAGGAAAGGGGATAGAAGGGACAGGGAtcgagaaagagagaaagaaaatgagagaggtaGAAGACGAGATCGTGACTATGATAAGGAAAGAGGAAATGAccgagaaaaagagagagagcgatCAAGAGAAAGGTCCAAGGAACAGAGAAGTAGGGGAGAGGTAGAAGAGAAGAAACATAAAGAAGACAAAGATGATAGGCGGCACAGAGATGACAAAAAAGAttccaagaaagagaaaaaacacagtagaagcagaagcagagaaaggaaacaCAGAAGTAGGAGTCGAAGTAGAAATGCAGGGAAACGAAGTAGAAGTAGAAGCAAAGAGAAATCaagtaaacataaaaatgaaagtaaagaaaaatcaaataaacgAAGTCGAAGTGGCAGTCAAGGAAGAACTGACAGTgctgaaaaatcaaaaaaacgGGAACATAGTCCCAgcaaagaaaaatctagaaagcGTAGTGGAAGCAAAGAACGTTCCCATAAACGAGATCACAGTGATAGTAAGGACCAGTCAGACAAACATGATCGTCGAAGGAGCCAAAGTACAGAACGAGAGAGCCAAGAAAAACAGCATAAAAACAAAGATGAGACtgtgtga
- the PRPF38B gene encoding pre-mRNA-splicing factor 38B isoform X2, with translation MCGGVRGVGTGGIVSTAFCLLYKLFTLKLTRKQVMGLITHTDSPYIRALGFMYIRYTQPPTDLWDWFESFLDDEEDLDVKAGGGCVMTIGEMLRSFLTKLEWFSTLFPRIPVPVQKNIDQQIKTRPRKIKKDGKEGAEEIDRHVERRRSRSPRRSLSPRRSPRRSRSRSHHREGHGSSSFDRELEREKERQRLEREAKEREKERRRSRSIDRGLERRRSRSRERHRSRSRSRDRKGDRRDRDREREKENERGRRRDRDYDKERGNDREKERERSRERSKEQRSRGEVEEKKHKEDKDDRRHRDDKKDSKKEKKHSRSRSRERKHRSRSRSRNAGKRSRSRSKEKSSKHKNESKEKSNKRSRSGSQGRTDSAEKSKKREHSPSKEKSRKRSGSKERSHKRDHSDSKDQSDKHDRRRSQSTERESQEKQHKNKDETV, from the exons ATGTGCGGAGGG GTTCGAGGTGTTGGAACAGGAGGAATTGTTTCTACAGCGTTTTGCCTGTTATACAAATTATTTACCCTGAAGTTAACTCGAAAGCAAGTGATGGGTCTTATAACACACACAGACTCTCCATATATTAGAGCTCTTGGATTTATGTATATAAG ATATACACAGCCCCCTACAGATCTATGGGACTGGTTTGAATCCTTCCTTGATGATGAAGAG GACCTAGATGTGAAGGCTGGTGGAGGCTGTGTAATGACCATTGGAGAAATGCTACGATCTTTTCTCACAAAACTGGAGTGGTTTTCTACCTTGTTTCCAAGAATTCCAGTTCCAGTTCAAAAGAATATTGATCAGCAGATTAAAACCCGACctagaaaaatcaagaaagatggGAAGGAAGGTGCTGAGGAAATAGACAGACATGTTGAACGCAGACGTTCAAG GTCTCCAAGGAGATCTCTGAGTCCACGGAGGTCCCCAAGAAGATCAAGAAGTAGAAGTCATCATCGGGAGGGCCATGGGTCTTCTAGTTTTGACAGAGaattagaaagagagaaagaacgcCAGCGACTAGAGCGTGAAgccaaagaaagggagaaagaacgGCGACGATCCCGAAGTATTGACCGGGGGTTAGAACGCAGGCGCAGCAGAAGTAGGGAAAGGCATAGAAGTCGCAGTCGAAGTCGTGATAGGAAAGGGGATAGAAGGGACAGGGAtcgagaaagagagaaagaaaatgagagaggtaGAAGACGAGATCGTGACTATGATAAGGAAAGAGGAAATGAccgagaaaaagagagagagcgatCAAGAGAAAGGTCCAAGGAACAGAGAAGTAGGGGAGAGGTAGAAGAGAAGAAACATAAAGAAGACAAAGATGATAGGCGGCACAGAGATGACAAAAAAGAttccaagaaagagaaaaaacacagtagaagcagaagcagagaaaggaaacaCAGAAGTAGGAGTCGAAGTAGAAATGCAGGGAAACGAAGTAGAAGTAGAAGCAAAGAGAAATCaagtaaacataaaaatgaaagtaaagaaaaatcaaataaacgAAGTCGAAGTGGCAGTCAAGGAAGAACTGACAGTgctgaaaaatcaaaaaaacgGGAACATAGTCCCAgcaaagaaaaatctagaaagcGTAGTGGAAGCAAAGAACGTTCCCATAAACGAGATCACAGTGATAGTAAGGACCAGTCAGACAAACATGATCGTCGAAGGAGCCAAAGTACAGAACGAGAGAGCCAAGAAAAACAGCATAAAAACAAAGATGAGACtgtgtga
- the PRPF38B gene encoding pre-mRNA-splicing factor 38B isoform X3 encodes MGLITHTDSPYIRALGFMYIRYTQPPTDLWDWFESFLDDEEDLDVKAGGGCVMTIGEMLRSFLTKLEWFSTLFPRIPVPVQKNIDQQIKTRPRKIKKDGKEGAEEIDRHVERRRSRSPRRSLSPRRSPRRSRSRSHHREGHGSSSFDRELEREKERQRLEREAKEREKERRRSRSIDRGLERRRSRSRERHRSRSRSRDRKGDRRDRDREREKENERGRRRDRDYDKERGNDREKERERSRERSKEQRSRGEVEEKKHKEDKDDRRHRDDKKDSKKEKKHSRSRSRERKHRSRSRSRNAGKRSRSRSKEKSSKHKNESKEKSNKRSRSGSQGRTDSAEKSKKREHSPSKEKSRKRSGSKERSHKRDHSDSKDQSDKHDRRRSQSTERESQEKQHKNKDETV; translated from the exons ATGGGTCTTATAACACACACAGACTCTCCATATATTAGAGCTCTTGGATTTATGTATATAAG ATATACACAGCCCCCTACAGATCTATGGGACTGGTTTGAATCCTTCCTTGATGATGAAGAG GACCTAGATGTGAAGGCTGGTGGAGGCTGTGTAATGACCATTGGAGAAATGCTACGATCTTTTCTCACAAAACTGGAGTGGTTTTCTACCTTGTTTCCAAGAATTCCAGTTCCAGTTCAAAAGAATATTGATCAGCAGATTAAAACCCGACctagaaaaatcaagaaagatggGAAGGAAGGTGCTGAGGAAATAGACAGACATGTTGAACGCAGACGTTCAAG GTCTCCAAGGAGATCTCTGAGTCCACGGAGGTCCCCAAGAAGATCAAGAAGTAGAAGTCATCATCGGGAGGGCCATGGGTCTTCTAGTTTTGACAGAGaattagaaagagagaaagaacgcCAGCGACTAGAGCGTGAAgccaaagaaagggagaaagaacgGCGACGATCCCGAAGTATTGACCGGGGGTTAGAACGCAGGCGCAGCAGAAGTAGGGAAAGGCATAGAAGTCGCAGTCGAAGTCGTGATAGGAAAGGGGATAGAAGGGACAGGGAtcgagaaagagagaaagaaaatgagagaggtaGAAGACGAGATCGTGACTATGATAAGGAAAGAGGAAATGAccgagaaaaagagagagagcgatCAAGAGAAAGGTCCAAGGAACAGAGAAGTAGGGGAGAGGTAGAAGAGAAGAAACATAAAGAAGACAAAGATGATAGGCGGCACAGAGATGACAAAAAAGAttccaagaaagagaaaaaacacagtagaagcagaagcagagaaaggaaacaCAGAAGTAGGAGTCGAAGTAGAAATGCAGGGAAACGAAGTAGAAGTAGAAGCAAAGAGAAATCaagtaaacataaaaatgaaagtaaagaaaaatcaaataaacgAAGTCGAAGTGGCAGTCAAGGAAGAACTGACAGTgctgaaaaatcaaaaaaacgGGAACATAGTCCCAgcaaagaaaaatctagaaagcGTAGTGGAAGCAAAGAACGTTCCCATAAACGAGATCACAGTGATAGTAAGGACCAGTCAGACAAACATGATCGTCGAAGGAGCCAAAGTACAGAACGAGAGAGCCAAGAAAAACAGCATAAAAACAAAGATGAGACtgtgtga